From one Enterobacter kobei genomic stretch:
- the ftsP gene encoding cell division protein FtsP translates to MSLSRRQFIQASGVALCAGAVPLRANAAGQQLPLPIPPLLESRRGQPLFLTLQRTHWSFTQGTRAPVWGINGRYLGPTIRVWNGDDVKLIYSNRMTENVAMTVSGLQVPGPLMGGPARMMSPNADWAPVLPVRQNAATLWYHANTPNRTAEQVYNGLAGLWLVEDDVSKSLPIPNHYGVDDIPVIIQDKRLDNFGTPEYSEPGSGGFVGDTLLANGVQGPYVEVSRGWVRLRLLNASNARRYQLQMSDGRPLHVISGDQGFLPAPVSVKQLSLAPGERREILVDMTNGDEVSITCGEAASIVDRIRGFFEPSSILISTLVLTLRPTGLLPLVTDSLPMRLLPSELLTGTPVRSRDISLGDDPGINGQLWDIQRLDITAQQGTWERWTVRADTPQAFHIEGVSFQIRNVNGAIPFPEDRGMKDTVWVDGQVELLVYFGQPSWPHFPFQYYSQTLEMADRGSIGQLLVNPAP, encoded by the coding sequence TTGTGCCGGAGCGGTGCCGCTGAGGGCCAACGCTGCCGGGCAGCAACTGCCGTTGCCTATTCCCCCGCTACTGGAATCCCGCCGCGGCCAGCCGCTGTTTCTGACGCTTCAGCGCACCCACTGGTCCTTTACCCAGGGTACCCGCGCGCCGGTGTGGGGGATCAACGGTCGCTATCTGGGGCCGACGATCCGCGTCTGGAACGGCGACGACGTGAAGCTGATCTACAGCAATCGCATGACGGAAAACGTCGCCATGACCGTGAGCGGCCTGCAGGTGCCAGGCCCGCTGATGGGCGGTCCGGCGCGTATGATGTCCCCCAACGCCGACTGGGCACCGGTACTGCCGGTACGCCAGAACGCCGCCACCCTCTGGTATCACGCCAACACCCCAAACCGCACCGCCGAGCAGGTGTATAACGGACTGGCGGGGCTGTGGCTGGTGGAAGATGACGTCAGCAAATCCCTGCCGATCCCGAATCATTACGGCGTTGACGATATTCCGGTCATTATTCAGGACAAGCGTCTGGATAACTTTGGCACGCCGGAATACAGCGAGCCGGGCAGTGGCGGCTTTGTCGGCGATACGCTGCTGGCAAACGGCGTGCAGGGGCCGTATGTCGAAGTGTCCCGCGGCTGGGTGCGTCTGCGTCTGCTGAATGCTTCTAATGCGCGGCGTTATCAGCTTCAGATGAGCGATGGCCGCCCGCTGCATGTTATTTCTGGCGATCAGGGCTTTCTGCCTGCGCCGGTGTCGGTGAAACAGCTGTCGCTGGCACCGGGCGAGCGCCGGGAGATCCTGGTGGACATGACCAACGGCGATGAAGTGTCGATTACCTGCGGGGAAGCGGCGAGCATTGTCGATCGTATTCGCGGCTTCTTTGAGCCGTCGAGTATTCTGATCTCCACGCTGGTGTTGACGCTGCGCCCGACCGGCCTGTTGCCGCTGGTTACTGACAGTCTGCCGATGCGCCTGTTGCCGAGCGAACTGCTGACCGGTACGCCGGTGCGCAGCCGTGATATCAGCCTCGGTGACGATCCGGGTATCAATGGGCAGCTGTGGGACATTCAGCGTCTGGATATTACTGCCCAGCAGGGCACCTGGGAGCGCTGGACGGTACGCGCCGATACGCCGCAGGCATTCCATATCGAAGGCGTCAGTTTCCAGATCCGCAACGTCAACGGTGCCATTCCGTTCCCGGAAGATCGCGGCATGAAAGACACCGTGTGGGTGGATGGTCAGGTGGAACTGCTGGTGTACTTCGGGCAGCCGTCATGGCCGCATTTCCCCTTCCAGTACTACAGCCAGACGCTGGAGATGGCGGATCGCGGCTCCATCGGGCAACTGCTGGTTAATCCTGCTCCCTGA